A genomic stretch from Zeimonas sediminis includes:
- the murG gene encoding undecaprenyldiphospho-muramoylpentapeptide beta-N-acetylglucosaminyltransferase, which translates to MSRTVMIMAGGTGGHVMPGLAVAAEMRTRGWKVEWLGNPAGMEAMLVPKHGIPMRPVAIGGLRGKGLLTKLLLPAVLLRAFWQSLRALRAARPAVVLGMGGYVAFPGGMMASLTGRPLVVHEQNSVAGLTNRLLAKVADRRLEAFPGALPGARTCGNPVRADLAGLADPALRYAGRSGPLRLLVVGGSLGAQVLNETVPAAIAALPASARPQVVHQTGRGRRDEVERRYREAGLDAQVVEFIDDMATAYGEADLLVCRAGAMTVSEIAAAGVASVLVPFPHAVDDHQTANARYLSSQGAARLLPQSQLDASRLAALVGELDRGACAQMAARARALARPDAAAAVADACEEVALDK; encoded by the coding sequence ATGAGCCGGACCGTCATGATCATGGCCGGCGGCACCGGCGGCCACGTGATGCCCGGCCTCGCGGTGGCCGCCGAGATGCGCACGCGCGGCTGGAAGGTCGAGTGGCTGGGCAATCCGGCGGGCATGGAGGCCATGCTGGTGCCCAAACACGGGATCCCGATGCGGCCGGTCGCGATCGGCGGGCTGCGCGGCAAGGGCCTCCTGACCAAGCTCTTGCTGCCGGCGGTGCTGCTGCGCGCCTTCTGGCAGAGCCTGCGCGCGCTGCGCGCCGCCCGTCCGGCCGTCGTGCTGGGCATGGGCGGCTACGTGGCCTTCCCCGGCGGCATGATGGCCTCGCTGACCGGCCGGCCGCTCGTCGTGCACGAACAGAACTCGGTCGCGGGGCTGACCAACCGGCTGCTCGCGAAGGTGGCGGACCGGCGCCTCGAGGCCTTCCCGGGCGCGCTGCCCGGCGCGCGCACCTGCGGCAACCCGGTCCGCGCCGACCTGGCCGGCCTCGCCGATCCGGCGCTGCGCTATGCGGGCCGCAGCGGCCCGCTGCGGCTGCTGGTCGTCGGCGGCAGCCTCGGCGCGCAGGTGCTCAACGAGACGGTTCCCGCGGCGATCGCTGCGCTCCCCGCGTCCGCCCGCCCGCAGGTCGTGCACCAGACCGGGCGCGGCCGCCGCGACGAGGTCGAGCGCCGCTACCGCGAGGCCGGGCTCGACGCGCAGGTCGTCGAGTTCATCGACGACATGGCCACCGCCTACGGCGAGGCCGACCTGCTGGTCTGCCGGGCCGGCGCGATGACCGTCTCGGAGATCGCCGCCGCCGGGGTCGCGAGCGTCCTGGTGCCATTCCCGCACGCGGTCGACGACCACCAGACCGCCAACGCGCGCTACCTGTCGTCGCAGGGCGCGGCGCGCCTTCTTCCGCAATCGCAGCTCGACGCATCGCGGCTCGCGGCGCTCGTGGGCGAGCTCGACCGCGGCGCCTGCGCGCAGATGGCCGCGCGCGCCCGCGCGCTCGCGCGGCCCGATGCGGCGGCCGCCGTGGCCGACGCCTGCGAGGAGGTCGCACTGGACAAATGA